A genomic segment from Spinacia oleracea cultivar Varoflay chromosome 3, BTI_SOV_V1, whole genome shotgun sequence encodes:
- the LOC110782413 gene encoding disease resistance protein RGA2 isoform X1, with protein MAEIGYSVCSKLIEVMGSKIIKEICDMWGYNSHLEDLNKSVLTIKDVLLDAEAKRDLSREQQSYIAELKDVVYDADDLFDEFLTLAELKQIDGNNKGGGKFSKKVRRFFSSNKEKMGQAYKMSHMVKEIKKQLGEIVDRYTKFGFIVDYKPIIRRREETCSYFVGAKEIVGRDKDKDVIIGMLLDHDNDCSFLAVVGVGGVGKTTLAQLVYNDERVKSEFQDLRYWVCVSDQDGGQFDDKRILCKIIELVTGQIPPSNESMESVRKKFQEELGGKKYFLVLDDVWNEDRQKWLHLENFLKLGQGGSKIVVTTRSEKTANVIGKRQDYKLECLSAEDSWRLFEMSAFDEGHGQENYDELVTIGKKIVEKCYNNPLAITVVGSLLFGQEINKWRSFESSGLAQIANGDNQIFPILKLSYHNLPHSLKSCFSYCAVFPKDYEIKKEMLIDLWIAQGYIIPLDGGQSIEDAAEEHFVILLRRCFFQDVKKDSLGNVDYVKIHDLMHDVAQEVGKEEICVVTSGTKKLADKIRHVGCVVDRDPEIVFLCSNKIRSYISGRCIKNPVDSQIDNWMCLRVLDLSDSCVKDLSDSIGKLLHLRYLNLSSNIKLEIIPDAITRLHNLQTLLLEDCRSLKELPKDFCKLVKLRHLELQGCHDLIGMSFGMDKLTSLRILPNIVVGRKEQSVDDELKALKGLTEIKGSIDITIYSKYRRVEGMNGTGGGAGYLKSMKHLTGVNITFDEGGCVNPEAVYLKSMKHLTRVIIIFDYKGGCVNPEAVLATLEPPSNIKRLEMWHYSGTTIPVWGRAEINWAISLSHLVDITLEDCYNLQEMPVLSKLPHLKSLELTELDNLEYMESRSSSSSSDTEAATPELPTFFPSLEKLTLWRLDKLKGFGNRRSSSFPRLSKLEIWKCPDLTSFPSCPSLEELELKENNEALQIIVKITTTRGKEEKEEDKNAGVGNSQDDDNVKLWKVEIDNLGYLKSLPTNCLTHLDLTISDSKEGEGEWEVGDAFQKCVSSLRSLTIIGNHGINKVKRLSGRTGLEHFTLLESLKLSDIEDQEDEGEDNIIFWKSFPQNLRSLRIKDSDKMTSLPMGMQYLTSLQTLYLHHCYELNSLPEWISSLSSLQYLRIYYCPALKSLPEAMRNLTSLQTLGISDCPDLVKRCRKPNGKDYPKIQHIPKIIIW; from the exons ATGGCTGAAATCGGATACTCGGTTTGTTCAAAACTTATTGAAGTGATGGGCAGTAAGATCATTAAAGAGATTTGCGACATGTGGGGTTACAATTCTCATCTTGAAGACCTCAACAAATCTGTCTTGACGATCAAGGATGTGCTCTTGGATGCTGAGGCGAAGCGGGATCTTTCCCGTGAACAACAGAGTTACATTGCAGAACTTAAGGATGTTGTTTACGATGCTGATGATTTGTTCGATGAGTTCCTCACTCTTGCTGAGCTCAAACAGATTGATGGCAACAACAAGGGTGGTGGTAAATTCTCCAAAAAGGTACGTCGTTTCTTTTCTTCTAATAAGGAGAAGATGGGTCAAGCTTACAAGATGTCTCATATGGTTAAAGAAATTAAGAAGCAGTTGGGTGAAATTGTTGATAGGTATACCAAATTTGGGTTTATTGTTGATTATAAACCTATTATTAGGAGAAGGGAGGAAACATGTTCTTATTTTGTAGGTGCCAAGGAGATTGTTGGGAGGGATAAGGATAAAGATGTTATCATAGGCATGTTGCTAGATCATGATAACGATTGTAGTTTCTTGGCTGTTGTGGGGGTTGGAGGGGTGGGAAAAACTACTCTTGCCCAACTTGTGTATAATGATGAAAGAGTCAAAAGTGAGTTCCAAGATTTGAGGTATTGGGTTTGTGTCTCTGATCAAGATGGGGGACAATTTGATGACAAAAGAATTCTTTGTAAGATTATAGAGTTAGTTACGGGCCAGATTCCTCCGAGTAACGAGAGCATGGAATCGGTGCGTAAGAAATTTCAAGAGGAATTAGGAGGAAAGAAGTACTTCCTTGTTCTTGATGATGTATGGAACGAGGATCGCCAGAAGTGGCTTCATCTAGAAAATTTCTTGAAATTGGGTCAAGGGGGAAGCAAGATTGTGGTAACCACACGTTCAGAGAAGACGGCAAATGTTATAGGGAAAAGACAAGACTATAAACTAGAATGTTTGTCAGCAGAGGATTCATGGCGCTTATTTGAAATGTCAGCTTTTGACGAAGGGCATGGCCAGGAAAACTATGACGAATTAGTGACGATTGGCAAGAAGATTGTTGAAAAATGTTATAACAATCCACTTGCTATAACAGTGGTAGGAAGCCTTCTTTTTGGACAAGAGATAAATAAGTGGCGGTCGTTTGAAAGCAGTGGATTAGCCCAAATTGCCAATGGTGATAATCAGATTTTCCCGATATTAAAGCTCAGTTACCACAATCTTCCACACTCCTTGAAGAGCTGCTTTAGCTATTGTGCAGTGTTTCCCAAAGATTATGAAATAAAGAAGGAGATGTTGATTGATCTTTGGATAGCACAAGGATACATTATACCGTTGGATGGAGGTCAAAGTATAGAAGATGCTGCCGAGGAACATTTTGTAATTTTGTTAAGAAGATGTTTCTTTCAAGATGTAAAGAAGGATTCTCTTGGTAATGTTGATTATGTTAAAATCCACGACTTAATGCACGATGTCGCTCAAGAAGTGGGGAAGGAGGAAATCTGTGTAGTGACTTCAGGTACAAAGAAGTTGGCTGATAAAATCCGTCACGTGGGTTGTGTTGTCGATAGAGATCCAGAAATAGTCTTTTTATGTAGCAATAAGATTCGTTCGTATATTAGCGGTCGCTGCATAAAGAATCCGGTGGATTCACAAATAGACAACTGGATGTGCCTTAGGGTGTTGGACTTGTCAGATTCATGTGTTAAAGATTTGTCTGATTCAATAGGTAAGCTGCTGCACTTAAGGTATCTTAACCTCTCTTCTAATATAAAGTTGGAGATAATCCCTGATGCAATTACAAGACTGCATAACTTGCAGACACTACTTTTAGAAGATTGCAGAAGTTTAAAGGAGTTGCCAAaagatttttgcaaattggtcaAACTGAGGCACTTGGAATTACAGGGTTGTCATGATTTGATTGGTATGTCATTTGGAATGGATAAGCTAACTAGTCTTAGAATACTACCAAACATTGTGGTGGGTAGGAAGGAACAAAGTGTTGATGATGAGCTGAAAGCCCTAAAAGGCCTCACCGAGATAAAAGGCTCCATTGATATCACAATCTATTCAAAATATAGAAGAGTTGAAGGCATGAATGGCACAGGAGGAGGAGCTGGGTATTTGAAGAGCATGAAACATCTCACGGGGGTTAATATTACATTTGATGAAGGTGGATGTGTTAACCCTGAAGCTGTGTATTTGAAGAGCATGAAACATCTCACGAgggttattattatatttgattATAAAGGTGGATGTGTTAACCCTGAAGCTGTGTTGGCAACCCTAGAGCCACCTTCAAATATCAAGAGGTTAGAGATGTGGCATTACAGTGGTACAACAATTCCAGTATGGGGAAGAGCAGAGATTAATTGGGCAATCTCCCTCTCACATCTTGTCGACATCACGCTTGAAGATTGTTACAATTTGCAGGAGATGCCAGTGCTGAGTAAACTGCCTCATTTGAAATCACTGGAACTTACAGAGTTGGATAACTTAGAGTACATGGAGAGTAGAAGCAGCAGCAGTAGCAGTGACACAGAAGCAGCAACACCAGAATTACCAACATTCTTCCCTTCCCTTGAAAAACTTACACTTTGGCGTCTGGACAAGTTGAAGGGTTTTGGGAACAGGAGATCGAGTAGTTTTCCCCGCCTCTCTAAATTGGAAATCTGGAAATGTCCAGATCTAACGTCATTTCCTTCTTGTCCAAGCCTTGAAGAGTTGGAATTGAAAGAAAACAATGAAGCGTTGCAAATAATAGtaaaaataacaacaacaagaggtaaagaagaaaaagaagaagacaaGAATGCTGGTGTTGGAAATTCACAAGATGATGACAATGTCAAATTATGGAAGGTGGAAATAGACAATCTGGGTTATCTCAAATCACTGCCCACAAATTGTCTGACTCACCTCGACCTTACAATAAGTGATTCCAAGGAGGGGGAGGGTGAATGGGAAGTTGGGGATGCATTTCAGAAGTGTGTATCTTCTTTGAGAAGCCTCACCATAATCGGAAATCACGGAATAAATAAAGTGAAGAGACTGTCTGGAAGAACAGGGTTGGAGCATTTCACTCTGTTGGAATCACTCAAACTTTCAGATATAGAAGACCAGGAAGATGAGGGCGAAGACAACATCATATTCTGGAAATCCTTTCCTCAAAACCTCCGCAGTTTGAGAATTAAAGACTCTGACAAAATGACAAGTTTGCCCATGGGGATGCAGTACTTAACCTCCCTCCAAACCCTCTATCTACACCattgttatgaattgaattccCTTCCAGAATGGATAAGCAGCTTATCATCTCTTCAATACCTGCGCATATACTACTGTCCAGCCCTGAAATCACTACCAGAAGCAATGCGGAACCTCACCTCCCTTCAGACACTTGGGATATCGGATTGTCCAGACCTAGTTAAAAGATGCAGAAAACCCAACGGCAAGGACTATCCCAAAATTCAACACATCCCCAAAATT ATTATATGGTAG
- the LOC110782413 gene encoding disease resistance protein RGA2 isoform X2 — MAEIGYSVCSKLIEVMGSKIIKEICDMWGYNSHLEDLNKSVLTIKDVLLDAEAKRDLSREQQSYIAELKDVVYDADDLFDEFLTLAELKQIDGNNKGGGKFSKKVRRFFSSNKEKMGQAYKMSHMVKEIKKQLGEIVDRYTKFGFIVDYKPIIRRREETCSYFVGAKEIVGRDKDKDVIIGMLLDHDNDCSFLAVVGVGGVGKTTLAQLVYNDERVKSEFQDLRYWVCVSDQDGGQFDDKRILCKIIELVTGQIPPSNESMESVRKKFQEELGGKKYFLVLDDVWNEDRQKWLHLENFLKLGQGGSKIVVTTRSEKTANVIGKRQDYKLECLSAEDSWRLFEMSAFDEGHGQENYDELVTIGKKIVEKCYNNPLAITVVGSLLFGQEINKWRSFESSGLAQIANGDNQIFPILKLSYHNLPHSLKSCFSYCAVFPKDYEIKKEMLIDLWIAQGYIIPLDGGQSIEDAAEEHFVILLRRCFFQDVKKDSLGNVDYVKIHDLMHDVAQEVGKEEICVVTSGTKKLADKIRHVGCVVDRDPEIVFLCSNKIRSYISGRCIKNPVDSQIDNWMCLRVLDLSDSCVKDLSDSIGKLLHLRYLNLSSNIKLEIIPDAITRLHNLQTLLLEDCRSLKELPKDFCKLVKLRHLELQGCHDLIGMSFGMDKLTSLRILPNIVVGRKEQSVDDELKALKGLTEIKGSIDITIYSKYRRVEGMNGTGGGAGYLKSMKHLTGVNITFDEGGCVNPEAVLATLEPPSNIKRLEMWHYSGTTIPVWGRAEINWAISLSHLVDITLEDCYNLQEMPVLSKLPHLKSLELTELDNLEYMESRSSSSSSDTEAATPELPTFFPSLEKLTLWRLDKLKGFGNRRSSSFPRLSKLEIWKCPDLTSFPSCPSLEELELKENNEALQIIVKITTTRGKEEKEEDKNAGVGNSQDDDNVKLWKVEIDNLGYLKSLPTNCLTHLDLTISDSKEGEGEWEVGDAFQKCVSSLRSLTIIGNHGINKVKRLSGRTGLEHFTLLESLKLSDIEDQEDEGEDNIIFWKSFPQNLRSLRIKDSDKMTSLPMGMQYLTSLQTLYLHHCYELNSLPEWISSLSSLQYLRIYYCPALKSLPEAMRNLTSLQTLGISDCPDLVKRCRKPNGKDYPKIQHIPKIIIW, encoded by the exons ATGGCTGAAATCGGATACTCGGTTTGTTCAAAACTTATTGAAGTGATGGGCAGTAAGATCATTAAAGAGATTTGCGACATGTGGGGTTACAATTCTCATCTTGAAGACCTCAACAAATCTGTCTTGACGATCAAGGATGTGCTCTTGGATGCTGAGGCGAAGCGGGATCTTTCCCGTGAACAACAGAGTTACATTGCAGAACTTAAGGATGTTGTTTACGATGCTGATGATTTGTTCGATGAGTTCCTCACTCTTGCTGAGCTCAAACAGATTGATGGCAACAACAAGGGTGGTGGTAAATTCTCCAAAAAGGTACGTCGTTTCTTTTCTTCTAATAAGGAGAAGATGGGTCAAGCTTACAAGATGTCTCATATGGTTAAAGAAATTAAGAAGCAGTTGGGTGAAATTGTTGATAGGTATACCAAATTTGGGTTTATTGTTGATTATAAACCTATTATTAGGAGAAGGGAGGAAACATGTTCTTATTTTGTAGGTGCCAAGGAGATTGTTGGGAGGGATAAGGATAAAGATGTTATCATAGGCATGTTGCTAGATCATGATAACGATTGTAGTTTCTTGGCTGTTGTGGGGGTTGGAGGGGTGGGAAAAACTACTCTTGCCCAACTTGTGTATAATGATGAAAGAGTCAAAAGTGAGTTCCAAGATTTGAGGTATTGGGTTTGTGTCTCTGATCAAGATGGGGGACAATTTGATGACAAAAGAATTCTTTGTAAGATTATAGAGTTAGTTACGGGCCAGATTCCTCCGAGTAACGAGAGCATGGAATCGGTGCGTAAGAAATTTCAAGAGGAATTAGGAGGAAAGAAGTACTTCCTTGTTCTTGATGATGTATGGAACGAGGATCGCCAGAAGTGGCTTCATCTAGAAAATTTCTTGAAATTGGGTCAAGGGGGAAGCAAGATTGTGGTAACCACACGTTCAGAGAAGACGGCAAATGTTATAGGGAAAAGACAAGACTATAAACTAGAATGTTTGTCAGCAGAGGATTCATGGCGCTTATTTGAAATGTCAGCTTTTGACGAAGGGCATGGCCAGGAAAACTATGACGAATTAGTGACGATTGGCAAGAAGATTGTTGAAAAATGTTATAACAATCCACTTGCTATAACAGTGGTAGGAAGCCTTCTTTTTGGACAAGAGATAAATAAGTGGCGGTCGTTTGAAAGCAGTGGATTAGCCCAAATTGCCAATGGTGATAATCAGATTTTCCCGATATTAAAGCTCAGTTACCACAATCTTCCACACTCCTTGAAGAGCTGCTTTAGCTATTGTGCAGTGTTTCCCAAAGATTATGAAATAAAGAAGGAGATGTTGATTGATCTTTGGATAGCACAAGGATACATTATACCGTTGGATGGAGGTCAAAGTATAGAAGATGCTGCCGAGGAACATTTTGTAATTTTGTTAAGAAGATGTTTCTTTCAAGATGTAAAGAAGGATTCTCTTGGTAATGTTGATTATGTTAAAATCCACGACTTAATGCACGATGTCGCTCAAGAAGTGGGGAAGGAGGAAATCTGTGTAGTGACTTCAGGTACAAAGAAGTTGGCTGATAAAATCCGTCACGTGGGTTGTGTTGTCGATAGAGATCCAGAAATAGTCTTTTTATGTAGCAATAAGATTCGTTCGTATATTAGCGGTCGCTGCATAAAGAATCCGGTGGATTCACAAATAGACAACTGGATGTGCCTTAGGGTGTTGGACTTGTCAGATTCATGTGTTAAAGATTTGTCTGATTCAATAGGTAAGCTGCTGCACTTAAGGTATCTTAACCTCTCTTCTAATATAAAGTTGGAGATAATCCCTGATGCAATTACAAGACTGCATAACTTGCAGACACTACTTTTAGAAGATTGCAGAAGTTTAAAGGAGTTGCCAAaagatttttgcaaattggtcaAACTGAGGCACTTGGAATTACAGGGTTGTCATGATTTGATTGGTATGTCATTTGGAATGGATAAGCTAACTAGTCTTAGAATACTACCAAACATTGTGGTGGGTAGGAAGGAACAAAGTGTTGATGATGAGCTGAAAGCCCTAAAAGGCCTCACCGAGATAAAAGGCTCCATTGATATCACAATCTATTCAAAATATAGAAGAGTTGAAGGCATGAATGGCACAGGAGGAGGAGCTGGGTATTTGAAGAGCATGAAACATCTCACGGGGGTTAATATTACATTTGATGAAG GTGGATGTGTTAACCCTGAAGCTGTGTTGGCAACCCTAGAGCCACCTTCAAATATCAAGAGGTTAGAGATGTGGCATTACAGTGGTACAACAATTCCAGTATGGGGAAGAGCAGAGATTAATTGGGCAATCTCCCTCTCACATCTTGTCGACATCACGCTTGAAGATTGTTACAATTTGCAGGAGATGCCAGTGCTGAGTAAACTGCCTCATTTGAAATCACTGGAACTTACAGAGTTGGATAACTTAGAGTACATGGAGAGTAGAAGCAGCAGCAGTAGCAGTGACACAGAAGCAGCAACACCAGAATTACCAACATTCTTCCCTTCCCTTGAAAAACTTACACTTTGGCGTCTGGACAAGTTGAAGGGTTTTGGGAACAGGAGATCGAGTAGTTTTCCCCGCCTCTCTAAATTGGAAATCTGGAAATGTCCAGATCTAACGTCATTTCCTTCTTGTCCAAGCCTTGAAGAGTTGGAATTGAAAGAAAACAATGAAGCGTTGCAAATAATAGtaaaaataacaacaacaagaggtaaagaagaaaaagaagaagacaaGAATGCTGGTGTTGGAAATTCACAAGATGATGACAATGTCAAATTATGGAAGGTGGAAATAGACAATCTGGGTTATCTCAAATCACTGCCCACAAATTGTCTGACTCACCTCGACCTTACAATAAGTGATTCCAAGGAGGGGGAGGGTGAATGGGAAGTTGGGGATGCATTTCAGAAGTGTGTATCTTCTTTGAGAAGCCTCACCATAATCGGAAATCACGGAATAAATAAAGTGAAGAGACTGTCTGGAAGAACAGGGTTGGAGCATTTCACTCTGTTGGAATCACTCAAACTTTCAGATATAGAAGACCAGGAAGATGAGGGCGAAGACAACATCATATTCTGGAAATCCTTTCCTCAAAACCTCCGCAGTTTGAGAATTAAAGACTCTGACAAAATGACAAGTTTGCCCATGGGGATGCAGTACTTAACCTCCCTCCAAACCCTCTATCTACACCattgttatgaattgaattccCTTCCAGAATGGATAAGCAGCTTATCATCTCTTCAATACCTGCGCATATACTACTGTCCAGCCCTGAAATCACTACCAGAAGCAATGCGGAACCTCACCTCCCTTCAGACACTTGGGATATCGGATTGTCCAGACCTAGTTAAAAGATGCAGAAAACCCAACGGCAAGGACTATCCCAAAATTCAACACATCCCCAAAATT ATTATATGGTAG